The following proteins are encoded in a genomic region of Streptomyces sp. NBC_01723:
- a CDS encoding hydantoinase/oxoprolinase family protein: MTTHRIRVGIDVGGTFTDAVAVDATTLRLVGQVKVPTSHHHEDGVAHGIVEALDRLLTQTGHAPADVAFLAHGTTQATNALLEGDVATVGLLGIGTGGGTYFTRRLASLAKLELTPGKRLPLHYAHVPDPDDATAVRTAVERLTAAGAEALVASEPFGVDRPEGETAVAEAARATGLPTTAAHEITSLYGLRKRTRTAVVNAAILPRMLATADLVDASITKAGVTAPLMVMRCDGGVMSLDEMRRRPLLTVLSGPAAGVAGALMQERVSEGVFLETGGTSTDISVVKRGKVAVRHATILGRTSYLNALDVRTVGVGGGSMVRVSGGRVTGTGPRSAHIAGLPYACFADPADLRDATLTTVSPLPGDPADYAVLDAAGGRFALTMTCAANALGRVPEGDFAHADPGTARAALAPLAAALGTDVPTAAARLLDAGTDQVKAVVDDLVREYRLDTDTAVLVGGGGGAASVTPHLADRTGMTGRIARNNEVISPIGVALALVREQVERIVPGATQEQILAVRAEAERAVVEQGAAADGVEVEVTVDPQTNVVRAIATGATELRTQDRAHRADDGERLRLAATSLRTEPSKVDVLAGTPAHTVYGTEVHRRFRPVRHPVRVVDADGVVRHHAADARVEATTVASAPEVLAKLVTEATSYGDGGVRAPAVRLLVGSRIADLSGVLDPAPLLALARSELRSRAADEPVVAVLEVRE, from the coding sequence ATGACCACCCACCGCATCCGCGTCGGCATCGACGTGGGCGGAACCTTCACCGACGCCGTGGCGGTCGACGCCACGACGCTCCGGCTCGTGGGCCAGGTGAAGGTCCCCACGAGCCACCATCACGAGGACGGCGTCGCTCACGGCATCGTCGAAGCGCTCGACCGGCTGTTGACGCAGACCGGACACGCACCCGCCGACGTCGCCTTCCTGGCACACGGCACGACCCAGGCTACCAACGCCCTGCTGGAGGGCGACGTCGCCACCGTCGGCCTGCTCGGCATCGGCACCGGCGGCGGGACGTACTTCACCCGCCGCCTGGCCTCGCTCGCCAAGCTCGAACTCACCCCCGGCAAACGGCTGCCGCTGCACTACGCGCACGTGCCCGACCCCGACGACGCGACCGCCGTACGGACCGCCGTCGAACGGCTCACCGCGGCAGGCGCGGAGGCGCTCGTGGCCAGCGAACCGTTCGGCGTCGACCGGCCCGAGGGCGAGACCGCGGTCGCCGAGGCGGCCCGCGCGACCGGACTTCCGACCACCGCGGCCCACGAGATCACCTCGCTGTACGGACTGCGCAAGCGCACCCGCACCGCCGTGGTCAACGCGGCGATCCTGCCGCGCATGCTGGCCACCGCCGACCTCGTCGACGCCTCCATCACCAAGGCGGGCGTCACCGCGCCGCTGATGGTGATGCGCTGCGACGGGGGAGTGATGTCCCTCGACGAGATGCGCCGCAGGCCCCTGCTGACCGTGCTGTCGGGTCCCGCGGCCGGGGTGGCCGGGGCACTGATGCAGGAGCGCGTCAGCGAGGGCGTGTTCCTGGAGACGGGCGGCACCTCCACCGACATCAGCGTCGTCAAGCGCGGCAAGGTCGCGGTCCGCCACGCCACCATCCTCGGCCGCACCTCGTACCTCAACGCCCTCGACGTGCGCACGGTCGGCGTCGGCGGCGGCTCCATGGTGCGCGTCTCCGGCGGCCGCGTCACCGGCACCGGACCGCGCAGCGCGCACATCGCGGGCCTGCCGTACGCCTGCTTCGCCGACCCGGCCGACCTGCGGGACGCGACGCTCACCACGGTCAGCCCGCTGCCCGGCGACCCCGCCGACTACGCGGTGCTCGACGCCGCGGGCGGCCGGTTCGCGCTCACCATGACCTGCGCCGCCAACGCGCTCGGCCGGGTCCCCGAGGGCGACTTCGCGCACGCCGACCCCGGCACCGCCCGTGCCGCGCTGGCCCCGCTCGCCGCCGCCCTCGGCACCGACGTGCCCACCGCCGCCGCCCGGCTCCTGGACGCCGGCACCGACCAGGTGAAGGCCGTCGTGGACGACCTGGTCCGCGAGTACCGCCTCGACACCGACACCGCCGTCCTGGTCGGGGGAGGCGGCGGCGCGGCCTCCGTCACCCCGCACCTGGCCGACCGCACCGGCATGACCGGCCGCATCGCCCGGAACAACGAGGTCATCAGCCCCATCGGCGTCGCCCTCGCCCTGGTCCGCGAACAGGTCGAGCGGATCGTGCCCGGCGCGACCCAGGAGCAGATCCTCGCCGTCCGCGCCGAGGCCGAACGTGCCGTGGTCGAACAGGGCGCCGCCGCCGACGGCGTCGAGGTCGAGGTCACCGTCGACCCGCAGACCAACGTCGTACGCGCCATCGCCACCGGCGCGACCGAACTGCGCACCCAGGACCGGGCCCACCGCGCCGACGACGGGGAACGGCTGCGCCTGGCCGCCACCAGCCTCAGGACCGAGCCGTCCAAGGTGGACGTGCTCGCGGGTACCCCCGCGCACACCGTCTACGGCACCGAGGTGCACCGCCGCTTCCGCCCCGTCCGCCACCCGGTGCGGGTCGTGGACGCCGACGGCGTCGTGCGCCACCACGCGGCCGACGCCCGGGTCGAGGCGACCACCGTCGCGAGCGCCCCCGAGGTGCTGGCCAAGCTGGTGACCGAGGCCACCTCCTACGGCGACGGAGGCGTCCGCGCCCCCGCCGTGCGCCTGCTGGTCGGCTCCCGCATCGCCGACCTCTCCGGCGTCCTCGACCCGGCGCCGCTGCTCGCCCTCGCCCGGAGCGAGCTGCGCTCCCGCGCCGCCGACGAACCCGTCGTCGCCGTCCTGGAGGTGCGGGAATGA